The sequence below is a genomic window from Mycobacteroides abscessus ATCC 19977.
GCACCTCGGGGTGGTACTGCACCCCGGCCAGCCGTCGTTCCCGATTCTCGAACGCCGCCACCGGGGCGCCCTCGCTGCTGGCGACGACGGTAAAACCCTGTGGTGCCTCGGTAACCGCGTCGCCATGGCTCATCCACACCGGCTGCACATCGGGCAGGCCTTCATGCAGGTCTCCGCCGGCGACCGTTAGCTCGGTACGGCCATACTCGCTGGTGCCGGTGTGCGCGACGGTTCCGCCGAGCACCTGCGCCATGGCCTGGAAGCCGTAGCAGATGCCGAAAACCGGGACATCCAAATCGAATACGCCGGGATCGAGCTGAGGCGCGCCCTCTTCGTAGACGCTCGACGGACCACCGGAGAGCACGATCGCCCGGGGGTTGCGTCCCTTGATCTCCTCGACACTCGCCGAATGCGGGATCACCTCAGAGAACACCCGCGCCTCACGCACGCGACGTGCGATCAGCTGCGCGTACTGTGCCCCGAAGTCGATGACCAGAACCGGTCTGTCGCCATGCTGCTCCGTTTGCGCCACCGGCTTAGCTTAGTGGTGCTGGGGGCACCTCCCACGTGGGGGGATTGGCCCGGATCTAACTGGCCGAGCTCACCGGTTCGATCGGCAGACGCCGCAGCGCCCCCGGGGCATCGGCGGGGACCACCGGGTGCACCGGGGGCACCGGGGCCATCCGCTGATACGGCAGGCCCTGCTCCGGACGCAGATCCGTCTCACCCTTGTTGGGCCACAACGACGCCGCACGCTCGGCCTGTGCGGTAATGCTCAGTGACGGGTTGACGCCCAGGTTGGCCGAGATCGACGCTCCGTCCACCACGTACATGGTCGGGTAGCCGTACACCCGGTGGTAGGGGTCGATGACGCCGTTCTCCGGGCTGGTACCGATCACGGCACCGCCCAGGAAGTGCGCGGTCAGCGGAATGTTGAACAGCTCGCCCCAGGTGCCGCCGGCAACGCCGTCGATCTTGGCGGCCAGGCGCCGCGTGGCCTCGTTACCCGCGGGAATCCAGGTGGGGTTGGGCTCCCCGTGGCCTTGCTTGCTGTCCAGACGCCGCCAGAACAACGTCTTCTTGGTGAAGGTGGTGATCGAGTTGTCCAGGTGCTGCATGACCAGCGCGATAACGGTGCGCTCGCTCCACTGCGTCACGTTGAACATCCGGAACGTGCCCCGCCAGTCGGCACGGGCGTTCTCAATAAGCTGGCGCCACCTCGACTTCGGCCCATCGCCGTCGGTCATCAGGGTCTGCAGCAGCCCCATCGCGTTGGAGCCCTTGCCGTAACGGACCGGCTCGATATGGGTGTCGCTGGTCGGGTGGAAGGAAGACGTGATGGCCACACCGTGGGTGAGGTCCAGGTCGTCCTTGTACTCCAACCGGCCCGCGCCGACGATGGATTCGGAGTTTGTGCGGGTCAGCACGCCCAGCCGCTGTGACAGCTTGGGCAGCAACCCCTTGTCCTTCATCTTGAACAGCAGGTTCTGCGTGCCCCAGGTGCCGGCGGCCAACACCACGTACTTGGCCGTGTAGGTCTTGCGCTGCTTACGCACCCAACGGCCGGTGGACTTGGTGGAGACGCGCCAGACACCGTCCGCGCCCTGCTGCACCGCGGTCACGGTGGTGAGCGGAATGACCTGGGCACCATTGGATTCAGCCAGTCCCAGGTAGTTCTTGACCAGAGTGTTCTTGGCGCCGACCCGGCAGCCGGTCATGCAGGATCCACACTCGGTGCAGCCCACCCGGTCGGGTCCGGCCCCGCCGAAGTATGGATCGGGAACTTTGACGCCAGGGGTCTTGGTGCCGTCGGGCCCGAAGTACACACCCACTGGTGTCGCGACAAAGGTGTCGCCGGCACCCATGTCGTCGGCAACCTCCTTGATGAGCCGGTCGGCGTCGGTGAAGGTGGGGTTCTTCACCACACCGAGCATCCGCTGGGCCTGCTCATAGTGGGGTGAGAGTTCGGCGCGCCAGTCGGTGATGCCCTTCCACTGCGGATCGTTGAAGAACGGGTCCGGTGGCACGTAGAGGGTGTTGGCGTAGTTCAGCGAGCCTCCACCCACCCCGGCACCGGCCAGGATCATGCAGTTGCTCAGCAGGTGGATCCGCTGGATGCCGAAGCACTTGAACATCGGCGCCCATAGGAACTTGCGCAGATCCCATGAGGTCTCGGCGAATTCCTCGTCCGCGAACCGTCGGCCCGCCTCCAGGACACCTACGCGATAACCCTTCTCGGTCAGGCGCATGGCGGTGACGCTTCCGCCGAATCCGGATCCGACGATCAGTACGTCAAAGTCGGTATCTGCTTCGGGCTTTACAGGGACTGCTGCCGGTGATGACATCGTTGGCCTACCTCCGCGTGGTCACGTTACCGACCAGTATGAAATACAACCAGGGGGGTATTGTAAATTAGGTCACCCTAAATAGACACATGTCTAAGAGTTGACGGTCAGTCCGACCTTCTGGAACTCCTTGAGATCGCAATATCCGGACTTGGCCATCGAACGGCGGAGCCCACCAACAAGATTCAAGGTGCCAAACGGATCGTCGGAGGGCCCCGCGAGTACCTCGCTCAATGGCGGCCGCTCCCCCACCGCCACCTGCAGCAGCGCGCCGCGCGGCAGGGATGGATGCGCGGCCGCGTTCGGCCAGAACCATCCGTCACCGGCGGCTTCCTGCGCCGCGGCCAGCGGGGTCCCCAGTACGACGGCATCGGCGCCACAGGCGATCGACTTGGCCAGGTCTCCAGAGGTGTGGATGTCACCGTCGGCCAACACGTGCACGTACCGGCCGCCGGTCTCATCGAGGTACTCGCGGCGGGCAGCAGCGGCATCGGCAATGGCGGTCGCCATGGCGACGCTGACGCCCAGCACCTCACTGCTGGTGGTCGCGCCCGCGGTCTGCCCATACCCGACGATGACGCCCGCGGCTCCGGTTCGCATCAGGTGCAGGGCCGTGCGGTGATCGATCACGCCACCGGCAACAACGGGGATATCCAGTTCGGAAATAAAGGTTTTCAGGTTCAGCGGCTCGCCGTCGCGGGCCACCCGCTCGGCCGACACGATGGTGCCGTGAATGACCAGCAGGTCGATGCCCGCGGCAATCAGATGCGGGGTGAGTAGCTGCGCGTTCTGCGGACTCACCCGCACCGCGGTGGTCACCCCGGCCCCGCGCACCTCGGCGATGGCCGCAGCCAATAGATCGGGATCGATTGGGGCCGAATGCAATTGCTGCAACAGGCGAATAGCGGCGGAGGGCTCCGGCTCCTTCTGCGCGACCTCGACCACCTCGGCGATACGGGCCTCGACATCGGCGTGCCGGCCCCACAGTCCCTCGCCGTTGATGACGCCGAGCCCGCCGGCCTTACCCAGTTCGATGGCAAAGCGCGGCGAAACCAGCGCATCGGTCGGATGCGCCACCACAGGAATCTCGAAACGGTAGGCATCGAGCTGCCACGCCGTCGACACGTCCTGCGAGGAACGCGTGCGGCGCGACGGGACGATGTTCACATCATCGAGTTCATAGGTGCGACGGGCGGTTCTGCCCATGCCGATTTCGACCAGGTCACGCATGTTGACTTCCTTTGCCGTGCCGACAGTTAACGCACGTAGTAGTTCGGCGCTTCGGCCGTCATGGTGATGTCATGCGGATGGCTCTCCTTGAGCCCCGCCGCGGTGATCTGTACGAACTGAGCGCGCTGCAGTTCCTCGATGCTCGACGCCCCGGTGTACCCCATGGCCGCGCGCAGACCGCCCGTCAGCTGATGCATGACGGTCGACAACGGACCACGGAAGGGAACCCGGCCCTCGATGCCCTCCGGCACCAGCTTGTCCTCGGACAGCACGTCGTCCTGGAAGTAGCGGTCCTTCGAATAGGACTTGGTCGCACCACGGCCCTGCATGGCACCCATGGACCCCATGCCGCGGTAGCTCTTGAACTGCTTGCCGTTGACAAAGATCAGCTCACCGGGCGACTCGGCCGTACCGGCCAGCAGCGACCCCAGCATCGTGGTGGACGCACCCGCCGCGAGCGCCTTGGCGATATCGCCCGAATACTGCATGCCGCCGTCGGCGATCACGGGAACACCGGCCGGATGACACACCGTCGCCGCCTCCAGGATCGCGGTGATCTGCGGTGCACCCACACCAGCAACCACACGCGTGGTGCAGATGGAGCCGGGGCCCACACCGACCTTCACCGCGTCGGCGCCCGCCTCGACCAGCGCGGCCGCCGCCGATCGGGTCGCCAC
It includes:
- a CDS encoding FAD-dependent oxidoreductase, producing the protein MSSPAAVPVKPEADTDFDVLIVGSGFGGSVTAMRLTEKGYRVGVLEAGRRFADEEFAETSWDLRKFLWAPMFKCFGIQRIHLLSNCMILAGAGVGGGSLNYANTLYVPPDPFFNDPQWKGITDWRAELSPHYEQAQRMLGVVKNPTFTDADRLIKEVADDMGAGDTFVATPVGVYFGPDGTKTPGVKVPDPYFGGAGPDRVGCTECGSCMTGCRVGAKNTLVKNYLGLAESNGAQVIPLTTVTAVQQGADGVWRVSTKSTGRWVRKQRKTYTAKYVVLAAGTWGTQNLLFKMKDKGLLPKLSQRLGVLTRTNSESIVGAGRLEYKDDLDLTHGVAITSSFHPTSDTHIEPVRYGKGSNAMGLLQTLMTDGDGPKSRWRQLIENARADWRGTFRMFNVTQWSERTVIALVMQHLDNSITTFTKKTLFWRRLDSKQGHGEPNPTWIPAGNEATRRLAAKIDGVAGGTWGELFNIPLTAHFLGGAVIGTSPENGVIDPYHRVYGYPTMYVVDGASISANLGVNPSLSITAQAERAASLWPNKGETDLRPEQGLPYQRMAPVPPVHPVVPADAPGALRRLPIEPVSSAS
- a CDS encoding GuaB3 family IMP dehydrogenase-related protein, with translation MRDLVEIGMGRTARRTYELDDVNIVPSRRTRSSQDVSTAWQLDAYRFEIPVVAHPTDALVSPRFAIELGKAGGLGVINGEGLWGRHADVEARIAEVVEVAQKEPEPSAAIRLLQQLHSAPIDPDLLAAAIAEVRGAGVTTAVRVSPQNAQLLTPHLIAAGIDLLVIHGTIVSAERVARDGEPLNLKTFISELDIPVVAGGVIDHRTALHLMRTGAAGVIVGYGQTAGATTSSEVLGVSVAMATAIADAAAARREYLDETGGRYVHVLADGDIHTSGDLAKSIACGADAVVLGTPLAAAQEAAGDGWFWPNAAAHPSLPRGALLQVAVGERPPLSEVLAGPSDDPFGTLNLVGGLRRSMAKSGYCDLKEFQKVGLTVNS